The proteins below are encoded in one region of Rubripirellula reticaptiva:
- a CDS encoding ATPase domain-containing protein, which yields MNSITPAKISTGNASLDEILLGGLTSDRLYLVEGMPGTGKTTLALQFLLEGVRSGEKGLYVTLSETKRELEGVAESHGWDLSGIDIYELVDTEGVEDPRLQYTMFEPAEIELGTTVDGVLERVKALQPKRVVFDSLSEMRLLSQGSLRYRRQILALKQFFVGRGCTVLLLDDYSGVDDQHLQSIAHGVIRLEHLLSDYGGERRRLRILKHRGSTFIGGAHDMRIERGGLQIYPRETTEKFVGSPDTHLVNSGNEAFDNLLGGGLNAGTSALLLGPAGVGKSSMALQFAVTAARRGERAILFQFEESLQSLHVRSAGLGFDLQEHIDNGLIEIVNLIPGEITPSEFACMVRKTVQPDAQGRRVSIVTIDSINGYLNSMPHEKFLVIQLHEMLQYLGKRGILTLVVVAQHGMLGQLMGTPVDTSYLADSVVLFRYFEASGEIRQAISVVKKRTGRHERSIREFKLSDKGVEIGPPLTQFRGILTGVPDFMGEHNSLIERTGNDPV from the coding sequence ATGAATTCAATTACCCCCGCCAAGATCAGTACTGGCAACGCCTCACTCGATGAAATCCTCCTGGGCGGTTTAACCTCCGATCGGTTGTACCTCGTCGAAGGTATGCCAGGGACGGGAAAAACGACGCTGGCCTTGCAGTTCCTGCTCGAAGGGGTTCGTAGTGGCGAGAAGGGTTTGTACGTCACGCTGTCAGAAACCAAACGCGAACTTGAAGGCGTTGCAGAATCGCACGGTTGGGATTTGAGCGGCATCGACATATACGAGTTGGTCGATACTGAAGGTGTGGAAGATCCACGGTTGCAGTACACGATGTTTGAACCTGCGGAGATCGAACTTGGCACGACCGTCGATGGAGTGCTCGAGCGAGTCAAGGCGTTGCAGCCCAAACGAGTCGTCTTTGACTCGTTATCGGAAATGCGATTACTTTCGCAAGGTTCACTACGCTACCGACGTCAGATTTTGGCGCTGAAACAATTTTTCGTCGGCCGCGGCTGCACGGTTCTGTTACTGGACGACTATTCCGGCGTTGACGACCAGCACCTGCAGAGCATTGCACACGGTGTCATTCGATTGGAGCACTTGTTGTCTGACTACGGTGGCGAACGGCGACGACTACGAATTTTAAAACATCGTGGCAGTACCTTCATCGGCGGCGCTCATGACATGCGTATTGAGCGAGGCGGACTGCAAATATATCCGCGCGAGACAACCGAAAAATTTGTGGGTTCGCCGGACACTCACTTAGTCAATAGCGGCAATGAAGCGTTCGACAACTTGTTAGGCGGCGGACTGAACGCTGGCACCAGCGCATTGTTGCTCGGTCCGGCAGGCGTTGGTAAATCGTCGATGGCCTTACAGTTCGCGGTAACGGCGGCACGTCGTGGTGAACGGGCAATCTTATTTCAATTTGAGGAAAGTCTGCAATCATTACACGTTCGTTCAGCGGGTTTAGGCTTTGACCTTCAAGAGCATATCGACAACGGCCTAATTGAGATTGTGAACTTGATTCCCGGCGAGATCACACCCAGCGAGTTTGCGTGCATGGTCCGTAAAACGGTTCAGCCCGATGCACAGGGACGCCGCGTTAGCATCGTGACGATCGACAGTATTAATGGTTACTTGAACTCGATGCCTCATGAGAAGTTCTTAGTCATCCAGCTTCACGAGATGCTGCAGTACCTCGGCAAACGTGGGATTTTGACGCTGGTGGTCGTTGCCCAGCACGGAATGTTGGGGCAGTTGATGGGCACGCCGGTCGACACTAGCTACCTCGCCGATTCTGTCGTGTTGTTTCGTTACTTCGAGGCTTCCGGCGAGATACGCCAAGCGATCTCGGTCGTTAAGAAACGCACCGGTCGCCATGAACGCTCCATCCGCGAATTTAAGCTCAGCGACAAAGGCGTCGAGATTGGCCCGCCGCTCACGCAGTTCCGTGGCATTCTGACCGGCGTTCCAGATTTCATGGGCGAACACAATTCGCTGATCGAGCGAACGGGGAACGATCCAGTATGA
- a CDS encoding ATP-binding protein: MTQFKPKSLLSQSGEGLAIALVIIVIIVSGWLTCENFQKLLSDRRLVQHTNTVLMKVKEIESAIVNAETGQRGYLITSDEDYPQPYPDASRVVSQLVYDVEVPEAINTDPIRLRQILLNLVGNAIKFTDAGAVKVVCRYDAGPDVMIFDVIDTGIGIREQDQAQLFQPFVQADNTSTRSFGGTGLGLAICRRLAHALGGDVIMKSEYGKGNTFTLTINAAASGELIEPNLTLDLQAPSRPEAIQLNAKVLVVDDRRDIRYLAQHFIEKAGGTVVTATNGQEAIDLIYSDHPSSIQVIVMDMQMPVMDGYAATRELRRRGCQLPIIALTANAMKSDRDECLAAGCSDYTTKPLDSNALIAKIDSIVNKRP; the protein is encoded by the coding sequence ATGACCCAATTCAAACCTAAATCTCTGCTTAGTCAATCCGGTGAAGGATTAGCGATCGCGCTGGTCATTATCGTCATTATTGTTTCGGGTTGGCTGACATGCGAAAACTTTCAGAAATTGTTGTCCGATCGGCGGCTCGTGCAGCACACGAACACGGTTTTGATGAAGGTCAAGGAGATTGAATCCGCGATCGTGAATGCCGAAACCGGGCAACGTGGTTATCTCATCACCAGTGACGAGGACTATCCGCAACCGTATCCAGATGCTTCTCGGGTAGTCAGTCAGCTGGTTTACGACGTGGAGGTTCCCGAAGCCATCAACACCGACCCGATCCGGCTCCGCCAAATCTTACTGAATTTGGTTGGTAACGCCATCAAGTTCACAGATGCGGGTGCCGTGAAAGTCGTTTGTCGCTATGACGCTGGCCCAGACGTCATGATCTTTGACGTGATCGACACCGGTATTGGAATCAGGGAGCAAGACCAAGCTCAATTGTTCCAGCCTTTCGTGCAAGCCGACAATACATCGACGCGGTCGTTTGGTGGCACTGGTCTTGGTCTAGCCATATGTCGCCGACTTGCCCACGCTCTCGGCGGGGATGTCATCATGAAAAGCGAATACGGCAAAGGGAACACTTTTACGTTGACGATCAACGCCGCCGCATCCGGCGAACTGATTGAACCCAATTTGACGCTCGACCTTCAGGCTCCCTCTCGACCAGAAGCGATTCAGTTGAACGCAAAGGTGCTGGTGGTCGATGACCGCCGCGACATCCGTTATCTGGCTCAGCACTTCATAGAAAAGGCAGGCGGGACGGTGGTGACGGCAACGAATGGCCAGGAAGCAATCGACCTGATTTACTCGGACCACCCATCTAGCATCCAGGTGATCGTGATGGATATGCAAATGCCGGTGATGGATGGCTATGCGGCGACGCGGGAACTAAGACGCCGTGGATGTCAACTTCCGATCATCGCACTCACCGCCAACGCGATGAAAAGCGACCGCGACGAGTGCTTGGCCGCTGGGTGCAGCGATTACACGACCAAACCACTCGACAGCAACGCACTTATCGCAAAAATTGATAGCATTGTTAACAAAAGACCTTAA
- a CDS encoding CheR family methyltransferase, whose protein sequence is MAKARPLNDSPSQDRFLTVAVGASAGGLEAFREFLNRLGDAPNLAIVFVQHLDPTSKSLLPELLANTTRMKIVEIDGQQQLAPGTLYLCPPQTLLDLNDGVVSIASQNIDERPALPIDHFLHAVAEDQGERGVGVILSGTGSDGTMGLKAISDQGGLTFAQNAASAKFDSMPRSAAITGVADHVLSPSQIAAELLIYAQHFADTDQPASRTRTQTVIKEAIPAIAERLMEVTHHDFQHYKTNTLSRRIQRRMQVLKLAEVSDYVGHLQQHEDEVRALFGELLIGVTEFFRDPDAFDSLQQTVLPKLFENRTSDDCVRIWVAGCSSGQEAYTMAILCREVMDKLIAPCDVQIFATDIDERALSVARGGAYPIGVEEQISHERLKRFFVKRGKKYYVTKEIREMVLFSVHNLISDPPFSRQDLISCRNLLIYLGSHLQNKLIPLFHYALRPSGYLFLGPSENITSHDELFKSLDTKQRISQRKGTAIGSSGASQCRPASMATRPDGQLEPDSGTDLTEIRQRILLDEFAPKCVVIDENGQILNASAGMQKYLTIGGGNFQNNIVKMAARGLRLGLRAAIAEAKKIRRRVDHDDLSVRVDDKIQRVMITVQPMPRLGEDKGLFMVVFHDVGKPIQRDESSENRQKYREHDADTSKVLTTSGTTILNDELVTQLERELDSTREDLGKTLQEMETANEELKSSNEELLSMNEELQSANEELETSKEEIRAGSDATARANADLENLLRSTRIATVFLDEQLNIRSFTPAIGDIYSLISTDVGRPLERFVPLVRDMPPLPDPESIQRGQAVEHTVVAESGKSYIRRVLPYQSHTGQSEGIVVTFTDISELRHSQDLFKLLVDTSAQIVWITDDSGKVREDSPSWREFTGQTYEQFRGNDWLNAVHPDDRHTTFEAWEGAVARCEPFATEYRLRHHSGEYRWMQVRAIAQRAVDGTVDRWVGMNMDIHDRKITEIELADAKQRLELSLNVTDVAVWNWDMQTNDVESNAILNRHFGFPEDSKPTLSEFISRMDESARERVSAAIEHSIETGEVYDQEYPVHWPSGEVRHIRARGHVRLTETGELQDFFGVVMDITDRKRRELDAAERESHLRRVINHQLGLVGVIDRNGILLEVDERSLAIAKARREQVIGKNFSDAPWWNYDPHVATEMRNAMQRAFAGEVVRYDVSLFAHGDEGVMIDFMIAPVKNDAGEVEYLIPSGVDIRDRHKATIELRKSEQLVRTIAENSTQGLVMMDDTGHVIYCNSAFLKMTGFDAGEIRSKPLHDLVHHHYPDGRPYPISECPIDRALPEDFTVRAHHDLFFRKDGSKFPVVCAASPVFEDGKPVSTVIEVRDVTADRRREAKIQFRGLLLERLTQLTDAEEIMHVATQEIGEFFDASRCYLANIRAAENTTEVFHEMHREHLPSLIGVHRIDEFLTTDEMAAMNRGEPVRMGDIRQTERSEDKLRQFESLGIVAIAEGAFEPTKELRRTLFITKDLPHPWRVEEMQFLDDLTELVYLRLDRAQAQADLEQARLIAEAANQAKSAFVANMSHEIRTPMTAILGYADLLQDFVAQDEARKHLQTIRRNGDYLLKIINDILDLSKIEADKLEIDRERFDPAVVVEDVRSIMNVRASENNLQLNVRYDGKIPRLIESDAKRLKQILINLIGNAIKFTRQGTVDIVTRYVEDEAASGGTRQGKLVFDITDTGIGMNEEQKARLFKPFSQGDSSVSRHFGGTGLGLAISRRLAKLLGGNIQAESTLGEGSTFSATIQTGSLDNVELIEPKLVVKERSDTHSTASETRALTCTVLVVDDRRDIRFLSKRLLTNAGATVEEAEDGQLALDFVRQRLTTGNTPQLILLDMQMPNMDGYETAKELRASGYTGPIIALTADAMQGDMNRCIEAGCNDYLSKPIDAARLVQLVRELTASASLS, encoded by the coding sequence ATGGCAAAGGCCCGCCCATTGAACGATTCCCCTTCCCAAGATCGTTTCCTGACCGTCGCCGTTGGCGCGTCTGCCGGTGGCTTGGAAGCGTTCCGCGAGTTTCTGAACAGACTCGGCGATGCACCGAACCTGGCGATCGTGTTCGTGCAACATCTCGATCCAACAAGCAAGTCGTTGCTGCCCGAACTTCTCGCCAACACGACGCGGATGAAAATCGTCGAGATCGACGGCCAGCAACAACTCGCTCCCGGCACGCTCTATCTGTGTCCACCGCAGACGCTGTTGGACTTGAATGACGGCGTTGTCTCGATCGCAAGCCAGAATATCGACGAGCGACCGGCGTTACCCATTGATCACTTCCTTCACGCGGTCGCTGAAGACCAAGGCGAACGCGGCGTCGGCGTGATTTTGTCCGGCACGGGCAGCGATGGCACTATGGGACTCAAGGCGATCAGTGACCAGGGCGGCTTGACGTTCGCCCAAAACGCGGCCTCCGCCAAATTCGATTCGATGCCGCGCAGCGCCGCCATAACCGGCGTGGCGGACCATGTGCTTTCGCCGTCGCAGATCGCCGCGGAGTTGCTGATCTATGCCCAACACTTCGCCGATACCGACCAACCCGCATCAAGGACGCGAACGCAGACCGTCATCAAGGAAGCGATCCCCGCGATCGCGGAACGTTTGATGGAAGTCACGCATCACGACTTTCAACACTACAAGACCAACACGCTGTCGCGGCGGATTCAGCGTCGCATGCAAGTCCTGAAACTTGCGGAAGTGAGCGACTATGTCGGTCACTTGCAGCAACACGAAGATGAAGTCCGAGCGCTCTTCGGTGAGCTGCTGATAGGCGTGACTGAGTTCTTTCGCGATCCCGATGCGTTCGATTCGCTGCAACAAACAGTGCTGCCCAAGCTGTTCGAGAATCGCACGTCGGATGACTGCGTCCGAATTTGGGTGGCAGGTTGCTCAAGCGGCCAGGAAGCCTACACGATGGCCATCCTCTGCCGCGAAGTGATGGACAAACTTATCGCACCATGTGACGTACAAATATTCGCCACCGACATTGACGAACGCGCTCTTTCGGTCGCTCGCGGCGGTGCATATCCCATCGGCGTCGAGGAGCAGATCAGTCACGAACGCCTGAAGCGATTCTTCGTAAAGCGAGGCAAGAAATATTATGTCACGAAAGAAATTCGTGAGATGGTTTTATTCTCCGTACACAACTTGATTAGCGACCCACCGTTTTCGCGGCAGGATTTGATTTCTTGCCGCAATCTATTGATCTACCTCGGCTCGCACTTGCAGAACAAGTTAATTCCGCTATTCCATTACGCACTGCGTCCGAGCGGTTACTTGTTTTTGGGACCGAGTGAGAACATCACTTCTCACGATGAACTTTTTAAATCGCTGGACACCAAACAGCGTATTTCGCAGCGAAAGGGCACTGCGATTGGCTCCAGCGGCGCAAGCCAGTGCCGGCCTGCGTCGATGGCCACACGCCCCGACGGGCAGCTTGAACCTGACTCCGGCACCGATCTGACCGAGATTCGGCAGCGAATCCTGCTGGATGAATTTGCGCCCAAGTGCGTGGTGATCGACGAGAATGGACAGATTCTGAATGCATCTGCCGGTATGCAAAAGTACTTGACGATTGGCGGCGGTAACTTTCAAAACAACATCGTCAAAATGGCTGCTCGAGGATTACGACTGGGACTACGTGCGGCCATCGCCGAAGCTAAGAAGATTCGGCGCCGCGTCGACCACGATGATCTATCCGTCCGCGTCGACGACAAGATTCAGCGTGTGATGATCACGGTTCAGCCGATGCCCCGACTCGGCGAGGATAAAGGATTGTTCATGGTGGTCTTCCACGACGTGGGCAAACCAATTCAACGCGACGAAAGTAGCGAAAATCGCCAAAAGTATCGTGAGCATGATGCGGACACTTCGAAAGTTTTGACGACTTCCGGGACGACGATCTTGAACGACGAACTCGTCACACAGCTGGAGCGTGAACTCGATTCGACGCGAGAAGATCTCGGCAAGACGCTGCAGGAGATGGAAACCGCCAATGAGGAGCTGAAATCTTCCAACGAAGAGCTTCTCTCGATGAACGAAGAGCTCCAATCCGCCAATGAAGAACTAGAAACGTCGAAGGAGGAAATTCGTGCTGGAAGCGACGCGACGGCGAGAGCCAACGCCGACCTCGAAAACCTGCTGCGTAGTACTCGGATTGCAACTGTTTTCCTGGACGAGCAGTTGAACATTCGCAGCTTCACACCCGCGATCGGCGACATCTATTCATTGATTTCAACCGATGTAGGGCGTCCGCTGGAACGTTTTGTTCCGCTTGTTCGTGACATGCCGCCACTGCCCGATCCGGAGTCGATTCAACGCGGCCAAGCAGTCGAGCATACTGTCGTCGCCGAATCGGGAAAGTCATACATCCGGCGCGTGCTTCCCTATCAATCGCATACGGGCCAAAGCGAGGGTATTGTTGTTACGTTCACTGATATCAGTGAACTGCGTCACAGCCAAGATCTGTTCAAGTTGCTCGTTGACACCTCAGCACAAATCGTCTGGATTACCGACGATTCAGGAAAGGTCCGCGAAGATTCGCCCAGTTGGCGCGAGTTCACTGGCCAGACCTATGAACAGTTTCGTGGTAACGATTGGCTCAACGCCGTGCATCCTGACGATCGCCACACCACGTTCGAGGCTTGGGAAGGCGCGGTTGCACGCTGCGAACCTTTCGCGACCGAATACCGCTTACGACACCACAGCGGTGAATATCGGTGGATGCAGGTGCGCGCGATTGCCCAGCGGGCTGTTGATGGGACGGTCGATCGCTGGGTCGGGATGAACATGGACATTCACGATCGCAAAATAACGGAGATCGAATTAGCCGACGCGAAGCAAAGGTTGGAGTTATCGCTGAACGTCACCGACGTCGCCGTTTGGAATTGGGACATGCAAACCAATGACGTCGAGTCAAACGCGATCCTCAATCGGCACTTTGGTTTTCCTGAAGACTCAAAGCCGACGCTCAGCGAGTTCATCTCGCGGATGGATGAGTCGGCACGCGAGCGAGTATCGGCGGCGATCGAGCATTCTATTGAAACGGGCGAAGTCTACGATCAAGAGTATCCCGTCCACTGGCCGTCTGGTGAGGTTCGGCACATTCGAGCCCGTGGCCACGTCCGACTTACAGAAACCGGCGAATTGCAAGATTTCTTCGGTGTCGTGATGGACATCACTGACCGTAAACGTCGCGAACTCGACGCGGCCGAGCGTGAGTCGCATTTACGGCGAGTGATTAACCATCAACTCGGACTCGTTGGCGTGATCGACCGAAACGGAATCCTCTTGGAAGTCGACGAGCGTTCCTTAGCGATCGCGAAGGCACGCCGAGAGCAAGTCATCGGTAAAAATTTTTCCGACGCCCCGTGGTGGAACTACGATCCACATGTGGCGACCGAAATGCGGAATGCCATGCAGCGGGCGTTTGCGGGCGAAGTCGTTCGATACGACGTTTCGCTATTTGCCCACGGCGACGAAGGAGTGATGATCGACTTCATGATCGCACCGGTCAAGAACGATGCGGGCGAGGTGGAATATTTGATTCCGTCAGGCGTCGACATACGGGACCGTCATAAGGCCACCATTGAACTTCGCAAGAGCGAACAACTCGTCCGCACCATCGCCGAAAATTCGACGCAAGGGTTGGTGATGATGGATGACACGGGACACGTGATCTATTGCAACAGTGCTTTCTTGAAGATGACTGGGTTTGATGCTGGCGAGATTAGATCGAAACCTCTCCATGACCTCGTTCACCATCACTACCCGGATGGGCGCCCCTATCCGATTTCCGAATGTCCTATTGATCGTGCGTTACCGGAGGACTTCACGGTCCGAGCGCACCATGATTTGTTCTTCCGCAAGGACGGCAGCAAGTTTCCCGTCGTTTGCGCGGCCAGTCCGGTCTTTGAAGACGGTAAGCCGGTCTCGACCGTAATCGAAGTTCGAGACGTGACCGCTGACCGGCGACGCGAGGCGAAAATTCAGTTCCGAGGTTTACTGCTGGAACGTTTAACGCAACTAACGGACGCCGAAGAAATCATGCACGTGGCGACGCAAGAAATTGGCGAGTTCTTTGACGCCTCTCGTTGCTACTTAGCCAACATTCGTGCCGCCGAAAACACGACGGAAGTGTTTCACGAAATGCACCGTGAGCATCTTCCATCGCTGATCGGCGTTCATCGAATTGATGAGTTTCTGACCACTGACGAGATGGCTGCGATGAACCGAGGCGAACCCGTTCGCATGGGTGATATTCGCCAAACAGAGCGGAGCGAGGACAAGCTCCGTCAGTTCGAGTCGCTCGGCATTGTTGCGATTGCGGAAGGTGCCTTTGAACCAACCAAGGAACTGCGTCGCACCTTGTTCATCACGAAAGACCTTCCGCATCCCTGGCGTGTTGAGGAAATGCAGTTTTTAGATGATCTAACCGAATTAGTTTACTTGCGATTGGATCGTGCCCAAGCCCAAGCCGATCTAGAACAAGCACGTTTAATCGCGGAAGCCGCAAACCAAGCAAAGAGTGCCTTCGTGGCCAACATGTCGCACGAAATTCGCACGCCAATGACCGCCATCTTGGGCTACGCGGATTTGCTACAAGACTTCGTTGCTCAAGACGAAGCGAGGAAGCACTTGCAAACGATCCGTCGCAACGGCGACTACCTCCTCAAGATCATCAACGACATTCTCGATCTGTCGAAGATCGAAGCTGACAAGCTGGAGATTGATCGCGAACGGTTCGATCCTGCAGTTGTGGTCGAGGACGTTCGCAGCATCATGAACGTGCGAGCGAGTGAGAACAACTTGCAGTTGAATGTTCGCTACGATGGCAAAATACCTCGCTTGATCGAGAGCGACGCTAAACGCTTGAAGCAAATTCTTATCAACCTGATCGGCAACGCAATCAAGTTCACGCGTCAAGGGACTGTCGATATTGTCACTCGATACGTGGAGGACGAAGCGGCCAGCGGCGGCACACGCCAAGGCAAACTTGTGTTCGACATTACCGACACCGGCATCGGTATGAACGAAGAGCAGAAGGCGAGACTGTTCAAACCGTTCTCCCAAGGCGACTCGAGTGTCTCGCGGCACTTCGGTGGCACCGGCTTGGGGCTGGCGATCAGCCGACGACTTGCCAAGTTACTCGGTGGTAACATTCAGGCTGAAAGCACGCTAGGCGAAGGCAGCACCTTTAGCGCGACCATTCAAACCGGTTCGCTTGATAATGTGGAGCTTATTGAACCGAAACTCGTCGTCAAAGAGCGGTCGGATACCCATTCGACCGCCAGCGAAACGAGAGCGTTGACCTGCACGGTGCTCGTTGTGGACGATCGCCGCGACATCCGTTTCCTGAGCAAGCGTCTGCTCACAAACGCTGGTGCTACCGTTGAAGAGGCCGAAGATGGTCAACTGGCACTCGACTTTGTCCGTCAGCGACTCACCACCGGAAACACGCCGCAATTGATTCTGTTGGATATGCAGATGCCCAACATGGACGGCTACGAAACCGCGAAAGAGTTGCGAGCTTCCGGCTACACCGGGCCGATCATCGCCTTGACCGCCGACGCGATGCAGGGTGACATGAACCGTTGTATCGAAGCCGGATGCAACGATTATCTGAGTAAACCGATTGACGCAGCACGGCTTGTGCAACTGGTTCGGGAGCTTACTGCCTCGGCCTCGTTGTCATGA
- a CDS encoding PRC-barrel domain-containing protein, protein MNHAIQSVLATAAFACLTTGSVNAQGGLTKDRVNTRNASADAGQLDDVTSGANIRVSQLMGYNIQNAQGESVGEIKDIVMDSRTGKVNYVAVTYGGFLGVGNKMFAVPFDAFKVQVGPDEVGDDDIDADDYVLVLNVTQQQLEGQQGFDEDNWPNMADKQWAADLDKRYGVKRDMNAKDRIRLDRQ, encoded by the coding sequence ATGAACCATGCAATCCAATCTGTTCTCGCGACTGCCGCATTCGCCTGCCTGACCACCGGTTCGGTCAATGCTCAAGGTGGCCTGACTAAAGACCGAGTCAACACTCGCAACGCCAGCGCGGACGCTGGCCAACTCGACGATGTAACCAGCGGTGCTAACATCCGTGTAAGTCAACTGATGGGCTACAACATTCAAAACGCTCAGGGCGAAAGTGTTGGCGAGATCAAAGACATCGTGATGGATTCGCGAACCGGCAAAGTGAACTACGTCGCTGTAACGTACGGTGGGTTCCTCGGCGTGGGCAACAAGATGTTTGCAGTTCCCTTCGACGCGTTCAAGGTGCAGGTCGGTCCCGATGAAGTCGGCGACGACGACATCGACGCGGACGATTACGTTTTGGTCTTGAACGTCACTCAGCAGCAACTCGAAGGCCAACAAGGCTTCGACGAAGACAATTGGCCTAATATGGCTGACAAGCAGTGGGCAGCTGACCTCGACAAACGCTACGGAGTCAAGCGTGACATGAACGCCAAAGACCGCATCCGTCTCGACCGTCAATAG
- a CDS encoding response regulator, producing MTTILLGDDNDDIREMMTLQLEKRGFAVVAVSNGVEAVLATAQVAPALILMDINMPELDGFEATMQIRAADTDPSQRIPVIALTAYALPGDQARTKAAGCNAFHAKPVDFDRLFDQINELIGNTVSTPLTSQS from the coding sequence ATGACAACAATACTTCTGGGCGACGACAACGATGACATCCGCGAAATGATGACTTTACAACTTGAAAAGCGAGGGTTCGCTGTCGTGGCTGTCAGCAATGGAGTCGAAGCGGTCTTGGCAACGGCTCAGGTTGCTCCCGCGCTCATCTTGATGGACATCAACATGCCTGAACTGGACGGGTTTGAAGCGACAATGCAAATCCGTGCTGCGGATACCGACCCAAGCCAACGAATTCCGGTGATCGCATTGACCGCTTACGCACTGCCGGGCGACCAAGCACGGACGAAAGCTGCTGGTTGCAACGCTTTCCACGCCAAACCGGTCGACTTCGACAGATTGTTTGATCAGATCAACGAGCTGATAGGCAACACGGTCAGCACACCGCTGACGAGTCAATCTTAA
- a CDS encoding YciE/YciF ferroxidase family protein: MAMKTLADAFYDELCDALSAEKQLVKALPKMIKAATCEKLTAALESHLAETKEQVERVTQAFEDTGKAAKAKTCEAMKGLVTEAEGMLEEEAEPAVKDAVIIACAQKVEHYEIATYGTLCTWAESLGYENALKLLKQNIEEEENADKKLSKLAVAINKDAFAVG; encoded by the coding sequence ATGGCAATGAAAACTTTAGCCGATGCTTTTTACGACGAACTTTGCGATGCCTTGAGTGCCGAAAAGCAACTCGTGAAGGCCCTGCCAAAGATGATCAAGGCAGCGACGTGCGAAAAGCTGACCGCAGCTCTCGAATCGCATTTGGCCGAAACGAAGGAACAAGTCGAACGAGTGACCCAAGCGTTTGAAGACACCGGCAAGGCAGCGAAAGCAAAGACCTGCGAAGCCATGAAGGGCCTCGTCACCGAAGCGGAAGGGATGCTCGAGGAAGAAGCGGAACCAGCAGTCAAAGACGCGGTGATCATTGCTTGTGCCCAAAAAGTTGAGCACTACGAAATCGCGACCTACGGCACGCTATGCACCTGGGCTGAATCACTCGGATACGAGAACGCGCTGAAGCTACTCAAACAAAACATCGAGGAAGAAGAAAACGCCGATAAGAAGCTTTCAAAACTTGCAGTTGCAATCAATAAAGACGCGTTCGCCGTCGGTTAG